Proteins encoded within one genomic window of Tidjanibacter massiliensis:
- a CDS encoding M64 family metallopeptidase, whose translation MKQNIYTISSIVKLALLVTFVLVAVIFTGCTKGPEVEAEEPYLNIRSELYPFDASGGKDLLVFSTNTPWEAKIETPETAAPADAWCGVTPSSGEAGENLRLQVTVGENDTYSERGVFLVLRAGTREERIAVRQRQKNTILSGQNDYAVSCEEQTLTVEVQANVAYETVVESGQQWIKEAEASADTKALETTAHVFRIAANAEERERRGVVLFRSTETKLCDTLTVIQEAWVDPAPELTALTALYESTGGDGWTHNDNWCSDKPLNEWYGVETDEEGYVISLKLADNNLSGTLPEQVADLSRLSHIDFSRNALGGNLPEWKTMGKVRYMNLSYNHFEGYIPDWSALFENGRSVEIVLNNNKLYGWPESFMQYHEPGRLCMAGIRQYYDGKHTFFLDGLSVPDFTICDLVSGGEVSVRDIYSRNKLTMLLAWNPLQEESVRFMETTVKRLYTLFHTQGFDVIAVTPEGDAYRTAAQAYVQEHAVPWYVCTDYHDADGERFVLPSDPYPSYLLCKQDGALVADMFVGGRAPHFFESLGERETFEDMLSFQHASELNTIVCDIFGQSEYESTDFSMDKQYEVLQRATRGNGIGIALIGEAFTDVDIATGWYRQMMEFAMESFFAIEPTKSYREYFDVYMVYAVSKKDHIATSIMAGDTETALGLTGSNNDDLDIIHSSRIYIPQKYGSISPELSSVDVWSAMVNNIYAGMTHTYISNTGYVERPSCAFTGCIQDRLYMRGIFIHETVGHAFGWLAEEYGNSALLPSQEIPEYKKLSLIENQQKSRFSLNVSVSNDPATVSWAHLINHPQFPYVSVYEGGAGYNLGVWRSENQSIMRTSTTLYFAAICRELIVKRILELSGEGYTFEKFLEKDSDEGRMF comes from the coding sequence ATGAAACAAAATATTTACACAATATCATCCATTGTCAAATTGGCATTGTTGGTCACGTTCGTACTGGTAGCCGTAATTTTCACGGGGTGTACCAAAGGGCCGGAAGTAGAAGCCGAGGAGCCTTATTTGAACATTCGGTCGGAACTCTATCCGTTCGATGCTTCGGGCGGAAAAGATCTGCTCGTCTTCTCCACGAACACACCGTGGGAGGCGAAGATAGAAACGCCGGAGACCGCTGCGCCCGCCGACGCATGGTGCGGCGTAACCCCCTCTTCGGGAGAAGCGGGCGAGAACCTGCGGCTGCAGGTGACCGTCGGAGAGAACGACACCTATTCCGAACGGGGAGTGTTCCTCGTGCTGCGTGCCGGGACGCGCGAGGAGCGCATCGCAGTCCGTCAGCGTCAGAAGAATACGATTCTGTCCGGACAAAACGATTATGCAGTCTCCTGCGAGGAGCAGACGCTGACCGTGGAGGTGCAGGCCAACGTCGCATACGAAACGGTCGTAGAGAGCGGACAGCAATGGATAAAAGAGGCGGAAGCGTCGGCCGATACGAAAGCGCTCGAAACGACGGCACACGTCTTCCGCATTGCCGCCAATGCCGAGGAGCGGGAACGCAGGGGCGTGGTGCTGTTCCGCAGCACGGAGACGAAGCTCTGCGATACGCTGACTGTCATACAGGAAGCGTGGGTGGATCCCGCGCCGGAGCTGACCGCGCTCACGGCACTGTACGAATCTACGGGCGGCGACGGCTGGACGCACAACGACAACTGGTGCAGCGACAAGCCTCTGAACGAGTGGTATGGGGTGGAAACCGATGAGGAGGGATACGTCATCTCCCTAAAGCTCGCGGATAACAATCTGTCGGGAACTCTGCCGGAGCAAGTGGCCGACCTGTCGCGCCTTTCACATATCGACTTTAGCCGTAATGCGTTGGGAGGAAATCTTCCCGAATGGAAGACAATGGGCAAAGTACGGTACATGAATCTGTCTTACAACCATTTCGAAGGTTACATACCGGATTGGTCGGCTCTGTTCGAAAACGGTCGTTCGGTGGAGATTGTTCTCAACAATAATAAACTATACGGTTGGCCCGAATCTTTTATGCAATATCATGAACCGGGACGCCTATGTATGGCTGGCATAAGACAATACTATGATGGGAAACATACATTTTTTCTGGATGGATTGAGTGTGCCGGACTTTACGATATGCGATTTGGTTTCGGGCGGGGAGGTCAGTGTCCGCGACATTTACAGCCGGAACAAACTGACCATGCTGCTCGCATGGAACCCTCTGCAGGAGGAGTCCGTCCGATTCATGGAGACGACGGTAAAACGTCTCTATACACTGTTCCATACGCAGGGCTTCGACGTCATTGCCGTCACGCCTGAAGGCGATGCATACCGGACGGCGGCGCAGGCCTACGTGCAGGAACACGCTGTGCCGTGGTACGTTTGTACGGACTATCACGATGCGGATGGCGAACGGTTCGTATTGCCTTCAGACCCCTATCCCAGCTATTTGCTCTGCAAGCAAGACGGGGCGCTTGTGGCCGACATGTTTGTGGGCGGTCGGGCTCCTCACTTTTTCGAATCGCTCGGCGAACGGGAAACGTTCGAGGATATGTTGTCTTTTCAGCATGCGAGTGAGTTGAACACGATTGTCTGCGATATTTTCGGACAGAGCGAGTATGAAAGCACGGACTTCTCGATGGACAAACAGTACGAGGTACTCCAGCGTGCTACACGCGGAAACGGTATCGGCATCGCGTTGATAGGCGAAGCCTTCACAGATGTCGATATTGCTACGGGCTGGTACCGGCAAATGATGGAGTTTGCCATGGAGTCGTTCTTCGCAATAGAGCCTACCAAATCCTACAGGGAATATTTCGATGTGTATATGGTGTATGCTGTATCAAAGAAGGATCATATTGCTACATCCATAATGGCCGGAGATACCGAAACGGCATTAGGACTGACAGGGAGCAATAATGACGATCTTGACATAATTCATTCATCAAGGATTTATATTCCCCAAAAATACGGTAGTATAAGCCCGGAACTCAGTAGTGTCGATGTATGGTCTGCAATGGTAAACAACATATATGCAGGCATGACTCATACGTATATTTCTAATACGGGATATGTGGAACGCCCCTCTTGTGCTTTTACAGGGTGTATCCAGGATCGTTTATACATGCGTGGAATTTTTATCCACGAGACTGTCGGGCATGCTTTCGGGTGGTTGGCCGAGGAATACGGTAATTCGGCATTGCTTCCCAGTCAAGAGATACCGGAATATAAGAAACTTAGCTTGATAGAAAATCAGCAAAAATCAAGATTCTCTTTGAATGTTTCTGTATCGAACGATCCCGCAACCGTTTCTTGGGCGCATTTGATAAACCATCCACAATTCCCATATGTCAGCGTTTACGAAGGTGGTGCTGGATATAACCTTGGTGTATGGAGGTCTGAAAATCAAAGCATTATGCGAACATCAACGACGCTGTATTTCGCGGCGATTTGCCGAGAGTTGATTGTAAAACGGATATTGGAACTATCCGGTGAAGGTTATACGTTCGAAAAATTTCTCGAAAAAGACAGCGACGAAGGGAGAATGTTTTAA
- the bcp gene encoding thioredoxin-dependent thiol peroxidase has translation MLKEGDKAPDFTGIDQDGKAVSLEQFRGKKLILYFYPKDNTTGCMAEACSLRDGYAELKRNGFEIVGVSPDGEKSHRGFADKHGLQFTLIADTDKSIASAYGVWGQKKFMGREYMGILRTTFVIDGEGYIEKVFPKVNTKDHFRQIADSYGMK, from the coding sequence ATGTTGAAGGAAGGGGACAAGGCGCCTGATTTTACGGGCATCGACCAGGACGGTAAGGCCGTTTCGCTGGAACAGTTCAGGGGAAAGAAACTGATACTCTATTTCTATCCGAAAGACAATACGACCGGCTGTATGGCGGAAGCATGCAGTCTGCGGGACGGTTATGCGGAGTTGAAGCGGAACGGTTTCGAAATCGTCGGCGTGAGTCCCGACGGCGAAAAGTCGCACCGCGGGTTTGCCGACAAACACGGGCTGCAGTTCACGCTGATAGCCGATACCGACAAATCCATCGCTTCCGCCTACGGCGTATGGGGGCAGAAGAAGTTCATGGGTCGTGAATACATGGGTATTCTGCGCACCACGTTCGTCATAGACGGCGAGGGATATATCGAAAAGGTATTTCCGAAAGTCAATACGAAAGACCATTTCCGTCAGATAGCGGATTCCTATGGCATGAAGTAG
- a CDS encoding 3-deoxy-D-manno-octulosonic acid transferase, with translation MWWYNLGIGVYSGAVKMVSPFMRKAALWYQGRRDIFRKLEQAVGSSERIIWFHAASLGEFEQGRPVMEAVREYYPSYKILLTFFSPSGYEIRRNYSGADWVFYLPADTPRNAARFLDTVKPEMAVFIKYEFWLNYLAELSRREVPTYIISAVFRPDSIFFRPWGGAFRRALRSFRRLFVQDADSQALLAGIGVTNVTVAGDTRFDRVGRIADGARRLPAVEDFAAGGTVFVAGSTWPPDEEILVRLINANPGMKFIVAPHEMDEKRIKEMAGAVRGGAVRYTEYGEADDGGEKQLLIIDTIGILSSVYGYGSYAYIGGGFGVGIHNTLEAAAFGIPVAFGPNYAKFREARDLISLGAARSISSYEELAVWLASLQSDRQAYGRAAAEAGAYVRSHRGATEIILRGLFEGQERE, from the coding sequence ATGTGGTGGTATAATTTGGGTATCGGTGTCTATTCCGGTGCCGTGAAGATGGTCTCCCCGTTCATGCGGAAAGCCGCGTTGTGGTATCAGGGACGCAGGGACATTTTCCGTAAGCTGGAGCAGGCCGTGGGCAGTAGCGAAAGGATAATTTGGTTCCACGCTGCGTCGCTCGGCGAGTTCGAACAGGGCCGGCCCGTAATGGAGGCCGTCAGGGAGTATTATCCCTCTTATAAGATACTCCTCACTTTCTTTTCGCCCTCCGGGTACGAGATACGCAGGAACTACTCCGGGGCCGACTGGGTTTTCTACCTGCCGGCCGATACACCGCGCAATGCGGCCCGTTTTCTCGACACGGTGAAACCGGAGATGGCTGTCTTCATCAAGTACGAGTTTTGGCTGAACTACCTTGCGGAGCTCTCCCGTAGGGAGGTACCTACCTATATAATATCGGCTGTATTCCGGCCCGATTCCATATTTTTCCGGCCGTGGGGGGGAGCTTTCCGTCGGGCGCTCCGTTCTTTCCGTCGGTTGTTCGTACAGGATGCCGATTCGCAGGCGCTGCTCGCCGGGATAGGCGTCACGAATGTCACCGTCGCGGGGGATACCCGGTTCGACCGTGTCGGGCGAATAGCCGACGGGGCCCGCAGGCTGCCTGCTGTGGAGGATTTCGCTGCCGGCGGTACGGTTTTCGTGGCGGGCAGTACGTGGCCTCCCGACGAAGAGATACTCGTCCGGCTCATCAATGCCAATCCGGGGATGAAATTCATCGTTGCGCCCCACGAGATGGACGAGAAACGGATAAAAGAGATGGCGGGAGCCGTCAGGGGCGGTGCGGTCCGCTATACCGAATACGGCGAAGCCGACGACGGAGGGGAGAAACAGCTCCTTATCATCGATACCATAGGAATATTGTCATCGGTCTATGGATACGGTTCGTATGCTTATATAGGCGGCGGGTTCGGCGTCGGGATTCACAATACGCTTGAGGCGGCTGCATTCGGGATTCCCGTGGCTTTCGGCCCGAATTATGCGAAGTTCCGGGAAGCCCGCGACCTGATAAGCCTCGGCGCCGCCCGCAGTATCTCTTCGTACGAAGAGCTTGCCGTCTGGCTCGCCTCGCTGCAGAGTGACCGGCAGGCATACGGCCGGGCGGCAGCCGAGGCCGGTGCGTATGTGCGTTCCCACCGCGGTGCGACGGAAATAATCCTGCGGGGACTTTTCGAGGGGCAGGAACGGGAGTGA
- a CDS encoding YraN family protein gives MSRTGELGAAGEELAVAWLRAHGFIIMDRNWRMGRYELDIVAARGDRVHFVEVKLRREGGLTRPEEAMTPAKGRALLRAANCYIETCGVMLDCQIDLIAVEYAPDGSTEVRYVPDAVTLRW, from the coding sequence ATGTCGAGAACCGGAGAACTCGGAGCCGCAGGGGAGGAACTTGCGGTGGCATGGCTCAGGGCGCACGGATTCATCATCATGGACCGTAACTGGCGCATGGGCCGTTATGAACTGGATATTGTAGCCGCACGCGGGGATCGGGTGCATTTCGTGGAGGTGAAGCTGCGCCGCGAAGGGGGACTGACCCGGCCGGAAGAGGCGATGACCCCGGCCAAGGGCAGGGCACTGCTCCGGGCGGCCAACTGTTACATAGAGACCTGCGGGGTGATGCTCGACTGTCAGATAGACCTGATAGCCGTGGAGTATGCTCCGGACGGAAGTACGGAGGTACGTTATGTGCCGGATGCCGTAACGCTCAGGTGGTAG
- the pepE gene encoding dipeptidase PepE produces MRLLLISNSTNAGEEYLKYPIGDIAEFLSCANEVLFIPYAAVTFSYDEYAAKVQRRFDEIDIRVRPIHREADPVRAVMEAEAVVVGGGNTFALIKKMQEQRLLGPLHERIMDGLPYVGWSAGSNVACPTIRTTNDMPIVEPESFRAIGAVGFQINPHYLDANPVGHAGETREQRIEEFIAANPGVYVAGLREGCMLHVEGNGMTLKGPRPMRVFRFGEAPREIEPGADLSFLMEKA; encoded by the coding sequence ATGAGACTTTTACTTATCAGCAACTCGACCAATGCCGGCGAGGAGTATCTCAAGTATCCGATAGGCGATATTGCGGAGTTCCTCAGTTGCGCCAACGAGGTGTTGTTCATCCCTTATGCCGCCGTTACCTTCTCCTATGACGAATATGCCGCGAAGGTGCAGCGGCGTTTCGACGAGATAGATATTCGGGTGAGGCCCATACACCGCGAGGCAGACCCCGTGAGGGCGGTCATGGAGGCCGAAGCGGTCGTCGTGGGCGGCGGCAATACGTTCGCCCTGATAAAGAAGATGCAGGAGCAACGTCTTCTCGGACCGCTTCATGAAAGAATAATGGACGGACTCCCCTATGTGGGGTGGAGCGCGGGCAGCAACGTGGCGTGTCCTACCATTCGGACTACCAACGATATGCCCATCGTGGAGCCCGAGTCGTTTCGTGCGATAGGGGCTGTCGGATTTCAGATAAATCCGCATTATCTCGACGCCAATCCGGTCGGTCATGCGGGCGAGACGCGCGAACAGCGCATCGAAGAGTTCATCGCCGCGAATCCCGGTGTGTACGTGGCCGGCCTGCGCGAGGGCTGTATGCTGCATGTGGAGGGGAACGGGATGACGCTGAAGGGGCCGAGGCCTATGCGCGTGTTCCGATTCGGCGAGGCACCGCGCGAAATAGAGCCCGGCGCTGACCTCTCGTTCCTGATGGAGAAGGCATAA
- a CDS encoding acyl carrier protein, whose translation MSEISSKVVEIIKDRLNVAEKDIELTSSFANDLGADSLDTVELIMEFEKEFGISIPDEDAEKITTVGDAINYIEAHKA comes from the coding sequence ATGTCTGAGATTTCATCAAAAGTAGTTGAGATTATAAAGGACAGGTTGAACGTTGCCGAAAAGGATATCGAGCTCACGTCGAGCTTTGCCAACGACCTTGGCGCAGACTCCCTCGACACCGTAGAGCTTATCATGGAATTCGAGAAGGAATTCGGTATCTCCATACCGGACGAGGACGCCGAAAAGATAACCACCGTCGGCGACGCCATCAACTACATCGAAGCCCACAAAGCATAA
- the fabF gene encoding beta-ketoacyl-ACP synthase II: protein MQKRRVVVTGIGTINPLGNNIQEYFANLKAGVSGAAPITHFDAEKFKTRFACEVKGYNWEDFFDRKEVRKYDLFSQYAMIAADQAMTDSGIDLEKVDKLRSGVIWASGIGGLRSMFDEIAGFLEGGQIPRFSPFFIPKMISDIAAGYISMKYGFMGPNFCTVSACASSNHAIILATDQIRMGRADIMITGGSESAVNQPGVGGFNSMQALSTRNDDPATASRPYDADRDGFVIGEGAGGLILEEYEHAKARGAKIYAEVGGSGMSADAYHFTAPHPEGLGAKHAMEDAMKEAGISPDQVDYINTHGTSTPAGDIPELIGIQGAIGDRIYEANLSSTKSMTGHLLGAAGAIEALACIMAITEGVIPPTINNFNRDPNIDARINLTLNTAQERDVRVAMSNTFGFGGHNATVLLKRI from the coding sequence ATGCAGAAAAGGAGAGTTGTTGTGACCGGTATCGGCACGATTAATCCGCTTGGCAACAACATACAGGAATACTTCGCCAACCTGAAGGCGGGCGTCAGCGGCGCTGCGCCCATTACGCATTTCGATGCCGAAAAATTCAAGACGAGATTTGCCTGTGAAGTGAAGGGATACAACTGGGAGGATTTCTTCGACCGCAAGGAGGTACGTAAATACGACCTTTTCTCGCAATACGCCATGATAGCCGCCGACCAGGCGATGACCGATTCGGGCATCGACCTCGAGAAGGTGGACAAACTGCGTTCCGGAGTGATTTGGGCTTCGGGCATCGGCGGTCTCAGGTCCATGTTCGACGAGATAGCGGGTTTTCTGGAAGGCGGACAGATACCGCGTTTCAGCCCCTTCTTCATCCCGAAGATGATATCCGACATAGCGGCCGGATACATCTCCATGAAATACGGGTTTATGGGTCCCAACTTCTGTACGGTTTCGGCCTGCGCGTCGTCCAACCATGCCATCATCCTGGCGACCGACCAGATACGCATGGGGCGTGCCGACATCATGATAACCGGCGGTTCGGAATCGGCGGTCAATCAGCCCGGCGTGGGTGGTTTCAACTCCATGCAGGCGCTCTCCACACGTAATGACGACCCGGCCACGGCATCGCGTCCCTACGATGCCGACCGCGACGGCTTCGTCATAGGCGAAGGCGCCGGCGGTCTCATTCTGGAAGAGTACGAACACGCCAAGGCACGCGGCGCGAAGATATACGCCGAAGTAGGCGGCAGCGGCATGAGCGCCGACGCCTACCACTTCACCGCCCCCCACCCGGAAGGACTGGGCGCAAAACACGCAATGGAGGATGCGATGAAGGAGGCCGGGATATCGCCCGACCAGGTGGACTACATCAATACGCACGGTACCTCCACCCCCGCGGGTGACATACCGGAACTGATAGGCATACAGGGCGCCATAGGCGACAGGATATACGAGGCGAACCTCAGTTCGACGAAATCCATGACGGGCCACCTGCTGGGTGCCGCCGGTGCAATAGAGGCCCTCGCCTGCATCATGGCGATTACCGAAGGGGTGATTCCGCCCACCATCAACAATTTCAACCGCGACCCCAATATCGACGCACGTATCAACCTCACGCTGAACACGGCACAGGAACGCGACGTGCGGGTTGCAATGAGCAACACGTTCGGCTTCGGCGGCCACAACGCCACCGTCCTGCTGAAACGGATTTGA
- the rnc gene encoding ribonuclease III → MFDYLKRTCRKHFGKDREFYVVVHNLLGITPDNIDLYKLALIHRSASVMLPDGNPANNERLEFLGDAVLETIVSDFLFIEYPEQTEGFLTQMRSRIVSRASLDDISSRMGIDKYIVANFNGTYSHKHLNGNAFEALVGAVYLDKGYDFANRFVINGVLRRYVDLSDITTTEVDFKSRLIEWCQKSKRSIHFNTASDEESTMRNPRFLSKIIIDGIELGHGTGSSKKEAEQKAAWAVTQIVGNDDIGDFFMDTIDMSFERYTSGDGKVN, encoded by the coding sequence ATGTTCGACTATCTGAAAAGGACATGCAGGAAACACTTCGGCAAAGACCGGGAGTTCTACGTCGTCGTACACAACCTGCTGGGCATCACTCCCGACAACATCGACCTCTACAAACTCGCACTGATACACCGCTCCGCATCGGTCATGCTGCCGGACGGGAACCCCGCCAACAATGAAAGGCTCGAATTCCTCGGCGATGCGGTTCTGGAAACCATCGTCTCCGACTTCCTCTTTATCGAATATCCGGAACAGACGGAAGGGTTCCTGACACAGATGCGCTCGCGCATCGTCAGCCGCGCCTCCCTGGACGACATCTCGTCCAGAATGGGAATAGACAAGTACATCGTCGCCAACTTTAACGGGACGTACAGTCACAAACACCTCAACGGCAACGCTTTCGAAGCCCTTGTCGGAGCGGTCTATCTTGACAAGGGGTACGATTTCGCCAACCGTTTCGTCATCAACGGGGTATTGCGCCGGTATGTCGACTTGAGCGACATCACCACCACCGAAGTCGATTTCAAGAGCCGTCTGATAGAGTGGTGCCAGAAAAGTAAACGCTCCATCCACTTCAACACCGCCTCGGACGAAGAGTCTACCATGCGGAACCCCCGGTTCCTCTCGAAAATCATCATCGACGGCATCGAACTGGGCCACGGAACGGGCAGCTCCAAAAAGGAGGCGGAACAGAAAGCCGCATGGGCCGTCACCCAGATAGTGGGCAACGACGACATCGGCGACTTCTTCATGGACACCATCGACATGAGTTTCGAACGATACACCTCCGGAGATGGAAAAGTTAACTGA
- the radC gene encoding RadC family protein yields MEKLTDREVREKLVSRGVQSLSDRELLSIILGEGSAGYSAVETAGRILDAYDGSLPAMARADMTRLRMTEGIGVKRAAVLTAVFELAGRLHRQEAAAPASIRTKDDVTALFAPLLARLPHEEMWALYLSSANGVIEKMRVSQGGVTALVVDYKLIVKRAVEVLASSLIIVHNHPSGVAAPSPEDISITKRIGDAAALFDIGLVDHIIIADGSSYSFRQYGLIK; encoded by the coding sequence ATGGAAAAGTTAACTGACAGGGAGGTACGTGAGAAACTCGTCTCCCGCGGAGTGCAGTCGCTCTCCGACCGGGAGCTGCTGAGCATCATATTGGGCGAAGGCAGCGCGGGATACAGCGCCGTGGAGACCGCCGGCCGCATTCTCGATGCCTACGACGGTTCGCTGCCGGCCATGGCCCGGGCCGACATGACGCGCTTGCGCATGACCGAAGGCATCGGCGTTAAACGGGCCGCGGTCTTGACAGCGGTTTTCGAACTCGCCGGGCGCCTGCACAGACAGGAGGCCGCCGCTCCGGCTTCCATCCGCACCAAGGACGACGTAACGGCGCTTTTCGCCCCGCTCCTCGCCCGGCTGCCGCACGAAGAGATGTGGGCACTCTACCTCTCTTCCGCGAACGGCGTAATCGAAAAGATGCGCGTGAGCCAGGGCGGAGTCACGGCCCTGGTAGTGGATTACAAACTCATCGTGAAACGCGCGGTGGAGGTACTCGCCTCCTCCCTCATCATCGTCCACAACCACCCTTCGGGCGTGGCCGCACCGAGTCCCGAAGACATATCCATCACCAAACGCATCGGCGACGCGGCAGCACTCTTCGATATCGGCCTCGTTGACCATATCATCATCGCCGACGGTTCTTCATACAGCTTCCGGCAATACGGACTGATAAAATGA
- a CDS encoding Cof-type HAD-IIB family hydrolase, whose amino-acid sequence MVRAVFFDIDGTLVSFKTHRMPESTRKALEALRGQGMKLFISTGRHELLIDNVDKSLFDGIVSLNGQCVRIGDEVIHTNAMPVEDVRAAVAFVRKHGVATIFEGVDFIRMNAVTDMAREGAALINLDLPEPTDISDIPNHPILQLIFFGNIEQEEAVLRGMPACEATRWTHLLCDIIPRGGGKHIGIQKVLDHYGFAREECMAFGDGDNDITMLRYAGIGVAMGNADAAVKAAADYVTTGTDASGIAKALRHFGML is encoded by the coding sequence ATGGTAAGGGCGGTATTTTTCGATATAGACGGTACGTTGGTGAGTTTCAAGACGCACAGGATGCCCGAGAGCACCCGAAAGGCGCTGGAGGCGCTCCGCGGGCAGGGGATGAAGCTATTCATCTCCACGGGTCGGCACGAACTGCTCATCGACAACGTGGACAAATCCCTGTTCGATGGTATCGTGTCGCTCAACGGACAGTGCGTGCGGATAGGAGATGAGGTCATACATACCAATGCCATGCCTGTCGAAGATGTCCGTGCCGCGGTAGCCTTCGTCCGGAAGCACGGGGTGGCCACCATATTCGAGGGGGTGGATTTCATACGGATGAATGCGGTGACGGATATGGCTCGCGAAGGGGCGGCCCTCATCAACCTGGACCTGCCCGAACCGACCGATATTTCCGACATTCCGAACCATCCCATCCTGCAGCTCATCTTTTTCGGGAATATCGAGCAGGAAGAGGCCGTGCTGCGCGGTATGCCCGCGTGCGAGGCTACGCGCTGGACGCATCTGCTCTGCGACATTATTCCCCGCGGAGGCGGCAAACATATCGGTATCCAAAAGGTTCTCGACCATTACGGGTTTGCCAGGGAGGAGTGTATGGCGTTCGGCGACGGCGACAACGACATTACCATGCTCCGCTATGCCGGAATCGGTGTCGCCATGGGAAATGCCGATGCGGCGGTAAAGGCCGCGGCGGATTATGTGACTACCGGTACGGATGCTTCGGGCATTGCCAAAGCCCTCCGTCATTTCGGGATGCTGTAA